One part of the Ursus arctos isolate Adak ecotype North America unplaced genomic scaffold, UrsArc2.0 scaffold_14, whole genome shotgun sequence genome encodes these proteins:
- the HYAL2 gene encoding hyaluronidase-2 — protein sequence MWAGLGPAVTLALVLVAWATQLKPTAPPIFTGRPFVVAWDVPTQDCGPRLKVPLDLKAFDVQASPNEGFVNQNITIFYHDRLGLYPRFNSMGRSVHGGVPQNGSLWAHLKMLQEHVEHYIRTQEPAGLAVIDWEDWRPVWVRNWQDKDIYRQSSRQLVAIRHPDWPADRVVKQAQYEFEFAARQFMLETLRFVKAVRPRHLWGFYLFPDCYNHDYVQNWDTYTGRCPDVEVSRNDQLAWLWAESTALFPSVYLDETLASSTHGRNFVSFRVQEALRVAHTHHANHALPVYVFTRPTYSRRLTGLSEMDLISTIGESAALGAAGVILWGDAGYTTSTETCQYLKDYLTRLLVPYVVNVSWAAQHCSWAQCHGHGRCVRRDPSASTFLHLSASSFRLVPSHVPGEPQLRPEGELSWADLNYLQTHFRCQCYLGWGGEQCQWDHTRAAGGARGAWAGSHLTGSLAVAALALTWTL from the exons ATGTGGGCAGGCCTGGGCCCTGCCGTCACACTGGCCCTGGTGTTGGTGGCATGGGCCACCCAGCTCAAGCCCACAGCACCACCCATCTTCACCGGCCGGCCGTTCGTGGTAGCATGGGATGTGCCCACACAAGACTGTGGCCCTCGCCTCAAGGTACCACTGGACCTGAAGGCCTTTGATGTGCAGGCATCACCTAACGAGGGCTTTGTGAACCAGAACATCACCATCTTCTACCATGACCGGCTGGGCCTGTACCCACGCTTCAATTCCATGGGGAGGTCTGTGCACGGGGGCGTGCCACAGAATGGCAGCCTCTGGGCGCATCTGAAGATGCTGCAGGAGCACGTGGAGCACTACATCCGGACCCAGGAGCCCGCAGGCCTGGCAGTCATCGACTGGGAGGACTGGCGGCCCGTGTGGGTGCGCAACTGGCAGGACAAGGACATATACCGCCAGTCGTCGCGCCAGTTGGTGGCCATTCGTCACCCTGACTGGCCGGCAGACCGTGTGGTCAAGCAGGCACAGTACGAGTTTGAGTTCGCCGCCCGGCAGTTCATGCTGGAGACGCTGCGCTTTGTCAAGGCAGTTCGGCCGCGCCACCTCTGGGGCTTCTACCTCTTCCCCGACTGTTACAACCACGACTACGTGCAGAACTGGGACACCTACACGGGCCGCTGCCCTGATGTTGAGGTCTCCCGAAACGACCAGCTGGCCTGGCTGTGGGCCGAGAGCACAGCCCTCTTCCCCTCCGTCTACCTGGACGAGACTCTCGCGTCCTCCACCCACGGCCGCAACTTTGTCAGCTTCCGTGTTCAGGAGGCCCTCCGCGTGGCTCACACCCACCACGCCAACCACGCGCTCCCGGTCTACGTCTTCACGCGACCCACCTATAGCCGCAGGCTCACGGGGCTTAGCGAG ATGGATCTCATCTCCACCATTGGTGAGAGTGCAGCCCTGGGTGCGGCAGGGGTCATCCTCTGGGGCGACGCAGGCTACACCACCAGCACG GAAACCTGCCAGTACCTCAAGGATTACCTGACGCGGCTGCTGGTCCCCTACGTAGTCAACGTGTCCTGGGCTGCCCAGCATTGCAGCTGGGCCCAGTGCCATGGCCACGGGCGCTGCGTACGCCGTGACCCCAGCGCCAGTACCTTCCTGCATCTCAGTGCCAGCAGCTTCCGCCTGGTGCCTAGCCACGTACCTGGTGAGCCCCAGCTGCGACCAGAGGGGGAGCTCAGCTGGGCTGATCTCAACTACCTGCAGACGCACTTTCGCTGTCAGTGCTACTTAGGCTGGGGTGGCGAGCAATGCCAGTGGGACCATACACGGGCAGCTGGGGGTGCCcgtggggcctgggctgggtcCCACCTCACCGGCTCGCTGGCTGTGGCAGCCCTGGCCCTCACCTGGACTTTATAG